DNA from bacterium:
CTGAATTATTTTCTGTGGCTACTTCCCGGAGGGTCTGAAGGAATCTAAGCTGGACAGCCACTGGATTCTTGGCTATCTCATCCGCGGCCTGACGGAGTTTTTCGGCGGCCTGAAATTCACCCTCGGCATTGATGATCTTGGCCCTCCTTTCCCTTTCAGCTTCTGCTTGCTTGGCCATAGCCCGTTTCATCTCCTGAGGCAATTCTACATCCTTGACCTCCACCGTGCTTACCTTCACACCCCATGGATCGGTCTGATCGTCAATGATCTTTTGAAGTTTAAGGTTGACCTTTTCCCTCTCAGCCAGAAGGTCATCCAATTCAGCCTGCCCCAGGACACTTCGCAGGGTAGTCTGAGCAATCTGGGAGGTGGCCATAAAGTAGTTATTCACCTTGGTTACGGCATGGGAGGGATTCATCACCTGAAAATAGACCACTGCATTGATCCTGGCCGGGACATTGTCACGGGTGATCACCTCCTGGGTGGGCACATCCAAGGTAACCACCCTCAAATCCATCTTGATCATTTTATCGATGACGGGAATGATGAAGAAA
Protein-coding regions in this window:
- a CDS encoding slipin family protein — encoded protein: MSSLVIGLIIMVILILTSAIKVVKEYERGVIFRLGRLLGAKGPGLFFIIPVIDKMIKMDLRVVTLDVPTQEVITRDNVPARINAVVYFQVMNPSHAVTKVNNYFMATSQIAQTTLRSVLGQAELDDLLAEREKVNLKLQKIIDDQTDPWGVKVSTVEVKDVELPQEMKRAMAKQAEAERERRAKIINAEGEFQAAEKLRQAADEIAKNPVAVQLRFLQTLREVATENNSVTIFPVPIDILSAFMKGKSQ